The window ctcacatttttgtcattacTTTTACTGCAGGTATGAACTCTTCAGcagtgtgctgtctgtgtaCCATTTGCGagaacaaagtaaaaaaaacacatatttgtaataaaaatatttattgaaaAGAATTACACAGTACAATATATCTTTTTAAATATGACTCACAGTCAGCTGGAGCTCTATCCTTTTCCTGCTTAGGAAATTGCTGTAATATACAGTCAATAGTTCAAGAGCTTTGCTAaacaataatactaataaatGACTTTTTAGGTCTAAGTGTCCTGTTGTTCAGTGgcataaaatctgcttttataCTTGAGGTGCAGGCTTGTATCTGAGTGAGAGAGGCCACAGGAGCTCCGGTATGTGCTTAGATTCTCCACACAGTCATTGCGTAAAAGTCTTCCACAATAGAGGCTCAAAACCAGGCAGCAACTAAACTCACTTTGCAATTGAAAAGTCGTTCCGTGACGACTGAGGTACTTAAATTCCAGTGCAGCAGGAGTGGTTCAAGTGAGCGAAGCGAGACGCTAATCAGTGACGAGAATCACCAATCAAAGGTCAAAGAGAGATCATAGCGGTTAGGCTCAATAAAATATAAGTTCCAGTGTCGTCAGTATCATCTGTGATCATGTTCACCAGATGACTGATGGTTCAAGTGTAGGCTGTAATATCTTTGGCACAACTTGTTCAGTTACTGTTAGGAAAGAACGACTTTAGTTCCGGCACAGTTCACTAAACTTCCTGTTGCTGTCACTTGTTTGACCGCGGTGACATCAAAGAACTCCAATCAGACCAGCGCGGGCTGTGATTTCACTGCTCGGGAAGGATATCTTACATAAACCCGGTGCacctaaaaaaaacacttcctgaCTGTGCAGTAAACTTCACCAGTTACGCAGGTGAGCAGAATCTAATCGTGCCCCCGAGTGGTTCTTGAACAGCGCAGAAGTCGACACCTGGAGTCTGTCATTTACTGATGTTTTGTGCATCCAGGTTTCTGTGTTGCTCATCCACCCTGAGGCTCATCCACATGGGTGGCAGCTCCCTTGCAGACTCTCACACAGCAGGGTAAGACATTCTGTAGGTGTGGTGCTATCACAGGCACCATGTTCACAGGACTTTGCCCAAAACACTGTACATAATCCAGACACCGCGGCCTTTGCAGCGTCTTGGACGTTGGCTCAGTTTGACGAAGTTTGATCCACTGGAGCGAGGCCTAGTTTGCAACGACCCGCGACTTCATCCAGTCCAGACTGGCAGGTAGACTGTGAGGGAAAAGGAACAAGAGGTGGTTAGAAGGAGTTGATGTCTATAAAGGCATTTTCCCGTTGGCTGTTTCCGTCACCAAAGCGTCGACTCATGCCAGAATGAGAGAGCGTGAGGCGTGTCGGACTCACCCCTCTCCTGTGAGGGCGCAGCAGGCTTGAACGTGCCACGAGTGTGTTGTGATGGTGTCGAGCGTGAGGCACTGGGAGATCTCCGCCGCCGTCATCGAGCCCTTCATGTCTTGTTTGTTGGCCAGAATCAGAATGGCTGCGTTCTGTAGGTCCTAAAACAAGAGTCGACGGGTTATTTACAGAGCTGAAAGACTTCCATTGGAAAGCCCTGAGACTTCCTCACGTCACTTTTGAGAACAAAGAACAGCAACCTCAGTGGAATATTCAGACACATGGCAACACGCTGACTCACGCGCTCTAAGCCGAAACTTCCTCATTATGTTGTGTCATACTTCTATAATCTGTGGTTGAGTGTATCTCAGACAGGCATGAAGAGCAGACATGGGCAGTTTCACACACTAATCTGCATCGCTAACACTTACAACCGATCCTGCTGTAATGTGCGGTCGTACCTCATGTGAGATCATGCGGTGCAGCTCTTCTTTGGTGAGCGTGAGGCGTTCACGGTCGGTGCTGTCCACAACCAGAATGACGATCTGAAAGAGCCGAAACGTTGCATAATGAAGTCAAGTACACAATCAACTTGTGTCACCTTATCATTATCAATACAGAGTGCAGGGTTGGATTATGATAAGCTAATATGGGTTAATGTGCAATAGCCTATAAACCTTTAGGAggctttctgtttctctcttaaGTAACAGCTTGCAGTGCGAACCATCAGGTGTGTATTGAATTTTATTGGACAGACAGCTGAAGACGGGTAATGATCCGTACCTCTGTGTTGCAGAAGTATGAGTACCAGCTGGCTCGAAGGCTCTCCTGTCCTCCGATATCCCAAACCAAGAAGTGTGTTTTCTGGACGGTGATCTCCTCAACGTTGCTGCCGATGGTAGGCGACGTGTGGACGGCTTCTTTCGTCAGACTGTCAGCGTGgggagaaaacatttaaaacatgccACCAAGCAGATTTTTATCATTGAATCGTGGCTTCTGGAAGTCACTTACAACTGATAGAGGATGGTTGTCTTTCCAGCATTGTCCAGACCCACAAGAATGACTTTGTGCTCTGTAGGAAAGGTCAAAAATCAAGTTACACTCAACCAGAACAGAGCACGCCGGGTTTGTGGAGTTGTGTAACTTGTTTGAACGCATCACAAGACAGACTGTACACACAGATAAGATAAAATCAGGTCCAGGACTGTGGTGTGCTGAGCAGAATCACTTGTCAACTGTGAGGGTATTACGTCACTGCATGGCAATAATACCAGGtttcatgtactgtacacacactgtgtggCAATCAATGGAGTTTTActgtcagaataaaagcacactCATGTTTATATTTGACTATTTCTAATACATGAGAGCtattatttcatttcttaaacAACATTTAACAGATCTGGATATTCATACCTTTATGTGCTTtgaaagaaagcagcagaattTCTGAAACTCACCTCTGTCACCGAACACGGCCATCATCTTGGTCAGGAGAAAGCCCATGtccaacaggtgtgtgtgaggtgaggatgatgaaggcAGCAGTAATCCACTCAGTGCTCCTGTTCGGAGGTAAACTTCAGTATCTGTCAGGCTGACTCTGCTCCTTCAGCTGATATCTCTCTGCTTCGGTCTCAGTGGGCGGCGCTTCGTACAAAGAAAGTCTCGTTTTCAGCCGGATGAGTCACCGGTAAAGGGAATCGTAGTGCTGCGTTCATGGCGCTGTGGGAAATAACTAAATTACGCACGGTTCGCAGTTTTTGAAGTAGCGAAAACTACGATAGGCTAACGCAACAGTCCTAAATCTCACCGTCATCAAGGTTATAacgttcagtttttgttgatcTGTTTTAGAGAGATGTTGTTTCAACGGTACGGTCATTTTGGAGTACGTAAATTATGGTTCTTTTGAATTGTATTGCATTATACTGAAAGGTGTATCTATTATTTATCTTAACCTCAGTGATTTTAAtggagtggacaaaataattgAAAGAACTGCAACACATATTATTAACCACGAAAATGCTTTTTTAATGCACTCCAATGAAAGCATTATTTATGTTCTCAAGACATTACTGATGTGactttaaagtgtgtttttaatatatttatatattattttaagCTTCACTGTACATCAAAAGCTCCTGAACCTGCCAACAAAATCCCACTGAAGCTCTCGATCCTCAGAAGTCGGAGTTTATTCACGTGcacctgaaggcaacatagAACATGGGCGTTCTCTCTGTCAATCCAGCGACACGAGGGGACATGATGACGTATCCAATGACACACATGGTCACTCCTTATATGGAAAGGAAAGTAaaactgttttccttcctctcaccgatcagtcaacagtcaacagaaaGCAAAACTGGGTTGTACAAGAAATCCCCTGAAGTTCCACTAAACACTCTGTCCAGGGATTTTCCAGCGactttataatataatataatataatataatataatataatataatataatataatatggACCTCATGTGTGACATAAATGATGAATGTGTGCTCTAATCCTTTAGATTCAAGATGac of the Chaetodon auriga isolate fChaAug3 chromosome 16, fChaAug3.hap1, whole genome shotgun sequence genome contains:
- the arl5c gene encoding putative ADP-ribosylation factor-like protein 5C, whose amino-acid sequence is MGFLLTKMMAVFGDREHKVILVGLDNAGKTTILYQFLTKEAVHTSPTIGSNVEEITVQKTHFLVWDIGGQESLRASWYSYFCNTEIVILVVDSTDRERLTLTKEELHRMISHEDLQNAAILILANKQDMKGSMTAAEISQCLTLDTITTHSWHVQACCALTGEGLPASLDWMKSRVVAN